Genomic window (Daucus carota subsp. sativus chromosome 5, DH1 v3.0, whole genome shotgun sequence):
ATGGAAGTCCACGGTGACATGTAAGAAACAATATGCCATGGCATGATCATGACGGCATGACCCTTTGTAGAAATTATTCTACAGTGCTAATCGAGTGTGAGTGGCTATAAATAGCAAAGTTTAGAAGAAAACTGAATAAGCAATACCTACTAATTAGAATGTAGCTAGTTGAGTAGAGTAAAAAGAGGAAGAGAGGGCTTACATAAAGAGAAGAGTGAGCTAGTAGTGTTTGGTAGCCAAGGATGACTTGCCTGCTCTCATGTATGCACAAGGGTTTTTATGTCTAGGCCAGACTGAGACCCCAAAGCATGAGTTTTCAGGCCGACCACCTTGGCTAATCTCACACTCTTCTCCTCCATGCTAGCCTCCTTCACTTCCTTAAGCAAACACCCAACAAAATTAAGGTATTCTTAAGATCTGTGTGGGATTGCTATTAAAAATAGCTGTGCTGTCATAATAATGCTGGTAAAGAAAATGTTGTTGTAGAAATCAaataattgtttggtaaatagtattttgggttgaagagtggatcacgggcgcccatctttgGGAGCATAAATTGCCTTCGTGTCCATTTTAAATGTGAGAATATTGGGAGGTGGTAGGAGCTCGAACCCGAGACCTCCTACAAACCTGAGCTCTGGTACCATGTAGAGAACCATTCCATCAAAAATCTTAACGTGTTAGAGAAGCCTCTTTATGGATACCTTATATTTCAACAGTACGCTCCCTGATATCCACATACATTTCGTGACTAACTTGCTACTACATGATAAATGTAAGTCAATTCAATAGATATGAAGGCCCAAAGGTCTTGACTCTTTCctgtgaaaaatataattaactacGCGTGTGGCCCACTAGCCAAGACTATCCGAAGAAAATCCACACTCGTGACAACATaaatacatactccctccgtcccaatgaattgtatacgctactttttggcacgctttttaaggcttcAATAAAGTATAGCTCCACAacactttttaaaaaatttctttttctgaataaaaatataatgtttaaatttttattcaaaaaaataaaatttaaaaaaaacattttgcaaCTATACTTTATTGGAGTCTCCAAAtgtgtgcaaacagtgaacgtatacATCTCAccgggacggaaggagtaataaGGGTAGCTGACAATTGGGCTTGAGGTAACATGGATAAGGCTACTGATTTTGAAAGAGGCCACGCCCCACTGAACAGAGATCATCTGTGGATAGAATTCATCGATATTATCTAGAATGACGCTACGAAAATGCCACATACTGACTCCTCTGTTAGTCTTCCAATGTCTATCTAAACAACCTCCTGAAATACGCGGTGAAGTGTCCCTTCGCTTTTTAGATGTTGACAAATTAGTCAGGGCAGTTGATATTTACGTAACACAAATCCGTTAACAATgtcatttaatatttaaacacaTCTTATGCCGACAGTCATCATCTTATCTCCACCGACATTTAGTCTACGTGTCTTGCTCTTATGACGCCACAACACCCGATACAAACCGGTACGTGTAACCATCTTATTAGGCTACACCACTTTCCCATGCCTTTAAAAGCCCCCACTCTCCCCATAGTTTCTGCACCCATTGCAACCCCACTGCAAGATATCGAACAAACCAAAACTTATAATACTTGAAGAGCTTCTTAGAGTTTATTGTGTTTGAAATGGCAAGCTACGGAGAAGGAGGATACGGAGGACAGAAGCATCATGGAAGTGATGAGTATGGCAATCCGGTTCGTCAGACAGACGAGTATGGGAACCCGGTTGAGCACACCACTGGGGGAACCATGGGGGAGTATGGCACTGGTGGACTCACCGGTGCAACCGGCATGCATGGCACGGGTGCACATGGCGTTGGGCTCTCCACTGGCAGTGATGGGCAGCCGCGGCTTAACCGCTCCGCGAGCTCCAGCTCCAGCTCAGTAAGTACCTAGCTACACAAAATATTATCTAAGAtagtttgtgatttttattatttaaggtCTGCTAACTCATAGATATTGTTGTTGTAGTCTGAGGACGATGGAATGGGAGGAAGGAGGAAGAAAGCTGGGATGAAGCAGAAGATTAAGGGGATGTTGCCTGGGGGGCACAAGGAGGATCAGCAGACCCAAACGACGACTCCCGTTATGGGAGGTTCGTATGGAGCAACTGGTACCGGAGAGCAGCCTGAGGAGAAGAAAGGAATTATGGATAAGATCAAGGACAAGCTGCCCGGTGGTCACCACTGATTCATACACCCAGTTCTGCAATCTCGTGTCTATAGCCATGAGATCGTTTACGTGTGtgcttaaataattttatgttatatatactgCAGAAAACCACGGCTTTTCTTGTATGTGGTTGGTGTGTTtctttttattaataagcgGCCCTCATCACTGGTCAGGTTCTCAGCTATTGCAGGCTGCTCCTGTACCTATGTATATCAAAGTGGTGGCGTTTATGTACTCGTGGGTTTCATCTAATACATATTACAAGCGTGCTTTTGTATTACGTTTGTGTTTCTTTTATGTAAATATCATACTCCCTCAAGTCCCGTCCATACTCTCTTTTACATTTGAGAGGGGGACCCAAAGTATTCTAAGactctttttaaaatataattttagaagtTATTAGATAAAAAgaatttctgaataaaagtttttatttagataaaaaaaaatacaaaactaGAAGTCTCaagtaaaatcataaataaatggGTGAGCCAGAAAGATTATGATTTTACCGTAAATAAATGGAAGAAAAAACCGTAAACAAATGAATATAACAAAGCAGGGAAAGAGTACGATTGAACTATAAACAAACAAATGGGAGGTCACTATAAACAAACGGTGGGAGAAAAACCTGTATATAAATGAATGAAACAAAAGAAGAACAATTGAAATAAACAAATGGAGAATATGATTGAACTATAAATAAACGGAAAAAAAAAGCGGTATACAAATGGGTGGAACGGAGAAACggttgaaataaataaataaatgagatgGAGAAAGTATGATTgaactataaataaatgaaaaaaggCTGTAAATATATGGATGGGATGAGGAGGGAGAGAGGATGATTGAACTATATATAAATGGAAGAACGGGAGGAGAGTGTATGATTGAAATGGTGAGACGGAGGGAATATGATTGAAATGGTTGGGACACATGGATGATGATAGGACTGTAAACGAATGGGGGAGGAGTGTATGATTAATACTACACCCACTGCAACCGTTTCATCGCTCTGCATTTTGAGTAACCTGAAGCCGAGGGTTGCAAGGGAGATCAGAGATGTATTCAAGTCGCAAGTAGATCCACGGGTGAAAAAGTAAACATACCTCTAGTCGATCTCCCGTGAACAGAGAATCCTTTCCCAACCTAAATGCATGCTTTAAGCTTATACAGTACTTGTATTCCGTACTGGGACTCACGTTTGCGCTATTTGCTAGTCACAGGGCAAGTGTGCTgtctaaattttaaacaaaaataaatacataaatacaACCCAGATCAACaccattatatattaatttactaTTTCTACTTCAATGTAGAGATGACCAAGTTACTGTTACCTCCAGCTAGCACCATAAAAAACTTTACAGTTGGGACTCCTTCCACCCTGGCGATTATATCAGACTCGATTCAATACAGAACgacatttacaaaattatagtcACAAGATTAGATATGCAAGGCATATCAGGCACTGTCAAAATTCAGTAGCTTAACCTAGTTTAATAAATAGGCTGACTGAAACTGCTGTTCATTTTACAGTTAGAcatcaattaataataaataaaataaacattgGTACATTTCATCCTCGGAATATATGCAAGGAATCTGCAGCCAAGTGCTCCTATATACACAATCTAATAGGACCTAAAATGTGGGAGGCAGATGGAAGGGTGTCAAGAACATGAGATGTAACAGGACTGTTTTCTAAAGCAGATCTGATAACTCTCCACAAGAGAAGAACATATTCCAAACTTCTCGAAGGAACAGATTTCACCAATAAACCATGGCTTAAACAGACCTCCAGCATAGAAAATACCTTAAGAGCATGCCTTCATCAGTTTCGCTGATTTTTTGAGTGATGCAAAACCTCCTTTAACACAGAAGCAATCCTATGTGACATATGCCGTTCCAGAAACATTTCTTTTACTCTTTCATAACCCTTTTTCCCCATAGTAAGTCGTCTTTCAACATGAGTTGCAAGTTTGACTATATTTTTTGCTAGAGGAGTTACACCTTCTTTCCCAGCAGGATGCAGCAAACCTGTTGATCCATTTACTACAATCTCTGTAGTTCCCCCTGCTGCTGTTCCCTGGCATAGATGTTAGGTAACAATGATAAGGATGGAAACCTACATTCTGATCAGAATGGACAAAATATTTGCAACTACTGCAACCAGTGGCTGGTTGGTTTCAAGTCAACACGGTGTAATAATTTACCAGTACAGGTAGCTGGAAAGCCATGGCTTCAATTGTTATCCTCCCAAAGCACTCCCCACGACCCTGAGCATAGTTTAGAAACAAGTTAgtgtaattatttgagaatgtcATGAAGAACCTATGTCAGATGCCAAAGTGCAGTACACTGAATGGAGTTCAAACCAAAAACCAATAAATGTTCTATCCCACATATATCAGTCACCCTTGGCCATGGTCATCTGTACAACAGTTCCTTTTCGATTATCCTTGTCAAGTTACACCCTGGGCTCCGGATatcatttctcttgtttttgtacttcctcaaataaataaataaaaacttattCTTTAATATTCACTTTTCCTTTATTTAATAACTGATAATaaatatttcagaaaaaatCATCATAAAAGAAAGCAGTTGCTACAGTACAAGGGTACAAACACTACAAGAGAAGTGTAAACAAGGGATACCTGGGAGTTTTGCACAAGTACATCAACCGCTGCTAGATAAGGGGCAACAGTCAGAGTTTTGTTTACAAAATGAACCCGATGTTGAATATTATTCGATGATACAAAATTCCGCAGTTCTGTCTCAAATTTGGTCTGAACAGACATGTCACTGCCTACAATAACTGCATGTATTGATGGCACTTGTAGCTTCTGTTCTTTAATTAATCTCAAACTCTCATCAAATGCACGCAGAAACAAGTCTTGGCCTTTTCCGCGGGAAACACCTGCATATTTTGCCATTACTATGTGTAGGCATACTCACAGAAAGCAATGGTGTAAATACTAAATACATTGAAGTATAGACATAGTTTCTTCTtttattcttagaattttaaAAGACTAGACTAATTGTTTGCACTTCTATCAAGTGGTAATCTAATAGTGAGTGACATGTAGAACTATGAGTACAATTGATATAAGCTGATGAAGTTGAGTAATATTAGTTTGTATTGATCACCTGAGAACTATACTTAGAAGTTTATTTGTATGACTACTACTGTACTAAAATTTACCATAttttaaatccaaaaaattATTCAACTTATAAATTAAGAATTCTGTTTGCTTCTCTATTTTTCTCTGCTTTATTTCCCTTACCATGTCTGTAAGAACCTAAAATACAGGTAAGATGTGcatttaatagaaaatttataattattatccaAACTATGTATGAATTTAGAACTGACATACATTGATtcaaatattacaaaatccacatcatattttattttagtatgcTCAAGTGTGATTCGTAGAGCAAAAGAAAGCATACTATTAATATGTGCAAAGAGTATATCTTCATTTCGCACTCCAAGGGACTCCCGAACATGCTCCCGCAGAATCCTTTTTGCTACTCTATCTTCAGCAACTTCCATAAGTTCATTACTGTTTCCAAGGTGGACAACATACGTCTTTGGCATCTTTATCCTACAGAAGAAAGAATAACAAAAGTAACTGATAATCACAATTCGGAGATGTTGATTATATCAGACTGCAACATGATTGGAACCGGAAACATCAATCTATTGGTCCCAGTGAACTATATAGTATGTATTCCTCAGTGAACAAACAATTTAGGTATCTCAATCCATAGAGCACTGGAGGGTTGATCATTGACACTAATATACGATTACAATAAAACAATCATGTCTGGTTGCATTAGTCAAGGACTCTAGAAGAAATATTATTCACAGGAAATCCTTTTATTACCTTAAGCGCTCTTGTGTTCTGTTCTTCCAGTATTCTGCAGTTACATGTGAATCAATCATAGCTCCAGCAACCAACGGAAGATGCTTCACGTAATCCATACTGAAATAATGACCCCGCATTTCATGGATCCACCATAACACTTTTGGGAGTACACGAGGAACATTTTCCTTAAGAACAGCATCCAGCCACTTTCCAGCAACAGCAGTGTTTAGAACAACCATATCAGCTTTTAATGCCACTTTTACAGCTTCCTGGCTTTTTGCAGCGACAACCTTACAACATATAAGGTCTAATCAGAAAATGGTGAAATCACCGGATAATATAACACTACCAGAAAGCAGCATACATCTCTCAGAAGGCTAAAGCTgcatatcaattaatcattcctattatttttacatagtaaataaaaaaattcatattttaagagGAACTTTAGGCAGAAAATATTGCAAATTATTAGTTAAAGGTCACATAAACATATATGGACTTTCCTAGCGTGATTTTAGCCTGCAACTTTGAAGTATAATTCAACAAATTGATCTGTAATATTTAAATGAACTCTGTAATGCAGAAGAGTACAACTTTAAATGATTCCCATGGAGGAAAAATGCAAGCATATAGATGCAAGGATAGCATTATATtgttacaatataattatataaacctGCACTCCACGATCCAGCATTTTGTTCTCCAAAGCGTATGTCACCTGATCTGCTCCTGCTGGCTTCTGGTTTGTTATCCAACAAACCTCAGAGCCAGCACCTCTTAAGAGAAAAGCCAGTTCCATTAGCAACAATGGCCCACCTGGAGACCATAAGTATGATATCTTAAGATTGCTTCTTTAgattgaataaattattttgtatgTGTGTCTGGTcaaatgaaaacaaaatcatGGCAAAAACTAAAAACTTAATAGTAAAAACCTCAGGTAGTTTGTCTCTAATCTCAAGCTAAGAGCTGAAATAGTAAAAATCTTAATAAAAACCTCAGGAAGTTTGTCTCCAATCTCTCTATATATAAGCTTATTGACAATAAAAACCTTAATGTTTACAATGTTTACGTGCTTGCACATAAAACCTTGATGTATAAAAATGCAAACTTTAAACTACAAACATCAACAAATCGAACAATTTCAAG
Coding sequences:
- the LOC108223212 gene encoding uncharacterized protein LOC108223212, with amino-acid sequence MAKQQFSQYSFSSILHKRWLLRLFILLSLIAAFAFIIRAAFDSSTHCAQLQPDQRFHSAAPLGPALNPLGFIKSKLVLLVSHELSLSGGPLLLMELAFLLRGAGSEVCWITNQKPAGADQVTYALENKMLDRGVQVVAAKSQEAVKVALKADMVVLNTAVAGKWLDAVLKENVPRVLPKVLWWIHEMRGHYFSMDYVKHLPLVAGAMIDSHVTAEYWKNRTQERLRIKMPKTYVVHLGNSNELMEVAEDRVAKRILREHVRESLGVRNEDILFAHINSVSRGKGQDLFLRAFDESLRLIKEQKLQVPSIHAVIVGSDMSVQTKFETELRNFVSSNNIQHRVHFVNKTLTVAPYLAAVDVLVQNSQGRGECFGRITIEAMAFQLPVLGTAAGGTTEIVVNGSTGLLHPAGKEGVTPLAKNIVKLATHVERRLTMGKKGYERVKEMFLERHMSHRIASVLKEVLHHSKNQRN
- the LOC108223213 gene encoding dehydrin DHN1, encoding MASYGEGGYGGQKHHGSDEYGNPVRQTDEYGNPVEHTTGGTMGEYGTGGLTGATGMHGTGAHGVGLSTGSDGQPRLNRSASSSSSSSEDDGMGGRRKKAGMKQKIKGMLPGGHKEDQQTQTTTPVMGGSYGATGTGEQPEEKKGIMDKIKDKLPGGHH